From the Theobroma cacao cultivar B97-61/B2 chromosome 2, Criollo_cocoa_genome_V2, whole genome shotgun sequence genome, one window contains:
- the LOC18607198 gene encoding DExH-box ATP-dependent RNA helicase DExH7, chloroplastic isoform X3: protein MAPKKKPQKQSNRKPNSSSKASQASSSAPRLQISAENENRLRRLLLNSGHSAQSQTDSNPVQDSLSKPQKAKKLKAVYEKLSCEGFSNDQIEFALSSLKDGATFEAALDWLCLNLPQNELPLKFSSGTSFQSDGVGPISVISFKHEDWTPSVDASTRIKENLQGLSVRTKGSADENSLNTCQPSQADWIRQYMEQQEEDESKTWEDETSDEDSVKEVSGPRPYDVIAKEYHAARLEATNAKERGDKKGQEKAGNIIRKLKQELSALGLSDDILASDFLYERASACVSEGMLTRSIPAEHPEVISLGDEEGDSAASVMFFGEATDDVNDTESSEEFSTKSIPSLLPAQEVVSENMSEDVEIGDFFLEDDSTNDALLSEVLKLQKKEKMKELYSEKNLEKLDGIWKKGEPKKIPKAVLHQLCQRSGWEAPKFNKMPGKGKTFAYSVSVLRKASGRGKSRKAGGLITLQLPHEQEAFESAEDAQNRVAAYALCQLFPDLPIQLVVTEPYSSLSFRWKEGESLTKIEDSEEDRRAGFVDWLLNADDSRLKAPSDNKSALDEFQKPYIEENKTLSSAVADPIAERTSHAKEVESLYLRQEEENRKKTQKYKEMLKTRAALPIAGLKNDILQLLKENNVLVVCGETGSGKTTQVPQFILDDMIESGRGGHCNIVCTQPRRIAAISVAERVADERCEPSPGSNGSLVGYQVRLDNARNEKTKLLFCTTGILLRKLVGDKSLTGVSHIIVDEVHERSLLGDFLLIVLKNLIEKQSAHGTPKLKVILMSATVDSDLFSRYFGFCPVITAQGRTHAVTTCFLEDIYESINYHLASDSPASLRYETSTKDMSGSVNNRRGKKNLVLSAWGDDSLLSEDYVNPHYDSSSYQSYSEQTQKNLKRLNEDVIDYDLLEYLVCHVDETCGEGAILIFLPGVVEIYTLLDRLAASYQFGGPSSDWLLPLHSSIASSEQKKVFLNPPNGIRKVIIATNIAETSITIDDVVYVIDCGKHKENRYNPQKKLSSMVEDWISRANAKQRRGRAGRVKPGICFCLYTQHRFEKLMRPYQVPEMLRMPLVELCLQIKLLSLGHIKPFLSKALEPPKEEAMNSAISLLYEVGAIEGDEELTPLGHHLAKLPVDVLIGKMLLYGGIFGCLSPILSISAFLSYKSPFLYPKDEKQNVERAKLALLSDKLDGSSDSNDGDRQSDHLLMMVAYRKWEKILREKGVNAAKQFCNKYFLSSSVMYMIRDMRIQFGTLLADIGFINLPKNYQYMFCPSHITDWG, encoded by the exons atggCTCCTAAAAAGAAGCCACAGAAGCAAAGCAACAGGAAACCTAATTCATCATCGAAAGCCAGCCAAGCGTCATCGTCGGCTCCGCGCCTCCAGATATCGGCGGAGAACGAGAACCGCCTTCGTCGACTCTTACTCAATTCCGGCCACTCTGCCCAATCCCAAACCGATTCGAATCCGGTCCAAGATTCTCTCTCAAAGCCCCAAAAGGCGAAGAAGCTTAAAGCCGTTTACGAGAAGCTTTCTTGCGAAGGTTTCTCTAATGATCAAATTGAATTCGCTCTCTCTTCTCTCAAG GATGGCGCTACTTTTGAGGCGGCTCTTGATTGGTTATGCTTGAACTTACCTCAAAACGAGCTTCCTTTGAAGTTTTCTAGTGGAACTTCTTTTCAATCAGATGGAG TAGGGCCTATCAGTGTTATATCATTTAAACATGAAGATTGGACTCCTTCTGTGGACGCTTCGACGAGGATTAAGGAAAACTTACAAGGACTTTCTGTTAGAACCAAGGGGAGTGCGGATGAGAATTCTCTAAATACATGCCAACCATCGCAAGCTGATTGGATTCGGCAATATATGGAACAGCAGGAAGAG GATGAATCTAAAACTTGGGAAGATGAAACAAGTGATGAGGATTCTGTCAAGGAG GTCTCTGGACCAAGGCCTTATGATGTTATCGCAAAAGAATACCATGCAGCACGATTAGAAGCTACAAATGCCAAGGAAAGGGGGGATAAAAAGGGCCAGGAAAAGGCAGGCAATATAATCCGCAAACTCAAGCAGGAGCTGTCTGCTTTAG GATTATCAGATGATATCTTAGCATCAGATTTTTTGTATGAACGTGCATCTGCTTGTGTGTCTGAGGGCATGTTAACTAGGTCCATCCCTGCAGAGCACCCTGAGGTAATATCTTTAGGTGATGAAGAAGGTGATTCAGCAGCTTCTGTTATGTTTTTTGGTGAAGCAACAGATGATGTGAATGATACAGAGTCCTCTGAAGAGTTTTCCACCAAATCTATTCCTTCTTTGTTACCTGCTCAAGAAGTTGTCTCTGAAAACATGTCAGAAGATGTGGAGATTGGTGATTTCTTCTTAGAGGATGATTCAACTAATGATGCTCTGCTTTCTGAAGTACTAAAATtgcagaagaaagaaaagatgaaagaaTTATACAGTGAGAAAAATTTGGAGAAATTGGATGGAATCTGGAAGAAG GGGGAACCAAAAAAGATTCCTAAGGCTGTTCTTCATCAATTATGTCAAAGATCAGGGTGGGAAGCaccaaaatttaataaaatgcCTGGGAAAGGTAAAACTTTTGCCTATTCTGTTAGCGTGTTGCGTAAAGCTAGTGGGAGGGGCAAGAGTCGAAAAGCTGGGGGGCTGATAACCCTTCAGCTTCCTCATGAGCAAGAAGCTTTTGAATCAGCTGAG GATGCACAAAATAGAGTTGCAGCATATGCTCTTTGTCAGCTGTTTCCAGATCTACCCATTCAACTTGTAGTCACTGAGCCTTATTCTTCTCTCAGTTTTCGATGGAAAGAAG GGGAATCTTTGACCAAAATAGAAGACAGTGAGGAAGATCGAAGGGCTGGTTTTGTGGATTGGTTGTTGAATGCTGATGATTCCAGATTAAAGGCTCCTAGTGATAATAAATCTGCTTTAGATGAGTTCCAAAAGCCCTAcattgaagaaaataaaaccttGAGTTCTGCTGTAGCTGATCCAATAGCTGAAA GGACAAGCCATGCAAAAGAAGTGGAAAGTTTGTATTTGAGacaggaagaagaaaatagaaagaagaCACAGAAATACAAG gaGATGTTGAAAACTAGAGCTGCTCTTCCTATTGCTGGGttgaaaaatgacattttgcAATTGCTAAAGGAGAATAATGTTCTTGTTGTTTGTGGTGAAACAGGATCTGGAAAGACTACTCAG GTTCCCCAATTTATTTTGGATGATATGATTGAATCAGGACGTGGTGGACATTGTAATATCGTGTGCACGCAACCAAGGAGAATAGCG GCAATTTCTGTTGCAGAGCGAGTTGCCGATGAGCGCTGTGAACCGTCTCCTGGTTCTAATGGTTCTTTGGTTGGTTATCAAGTCCGTCTTGACAATGCAAG GAATGAGAAAACAAAGCTTCTCTTTTGTACAACGGGTATTCTTTTGAGGAAACTTGTG GGGGATAAAAGCCTGACTGGTGTTAGTCATATCATAGTTGATGAAGTACATGAACGGTCTCTTTTG GGTGATTTTCTACTCATTGTTTTGAAGAACCTGATTGAGAAGCAATCTGCCCATGGCACACCCAAACTGAAAGTTATTCTTAT GTCTGCAACGGTTGATTCTGATTTATTCTCGAGATATTTTGGGTTTTGCCCGGTGATTACTGCACAGGGCCGGACACATGCAGTGACAACTTGCTTTCTTGAGGATATATATGAAAGTATCAATTATCACCTTGCTTCAGATTCTCCTGCTTCTCTAAGATATGAAACATCCACAAAGGACAtg AGTGGTTCTGTGAACAATCgtagaggaaagaaaaatcttgtctTGTCGGcatggggtgatgattccctGCTTTCAGAGGACTATGTAAATCCACATTACGATTCAAGTAGTTATCAATCATATAGTGAGCAAACACAAAAAAATTTG AAAAGACTGAATGAAGATGTCATTGACTATGATCTGCTTGAATACTTGGTGTGTCATGTAGATGAAACATGTGGCGAAGGTGCCATACTCATCTTTTTGCCA GGAGTTGTAGAAATTTATACACTACTTGATAGGTTAGCTGCTTCTTATCAATTTGGTGGACCATCTTCAGATTGGCTTCTGCCTCTACATTCATCAATAGCATCAAGTGAGCagaaaaaggtttttttaAATCCTCCCAATGGCATACGTAAG GTTATTATAGCAACAAACATTGCAGAGACCAGTATAACAATTGATGATGTGGTGTATGTGATTGACTGTGGAAAGCATAAGGAGAATCGTTATAATCCTCAAAAG AAATTATCAAGCATGGTTGAAGATTGGATATCTCGAGCGAATGCTAAGCAACGACGAGGAAGAGCTGGTCGTGTTAAGCCTGGAATTTGCTTTTGCTTGTACACACAGCATAGATTTGAAAAGCTCATGCGCCCATATCAG GTTCCTGAAATGCTTCGGATGCCTTTAGTAGAGCTTTGTTTACAAATTAAGCTACTGAGCCTTGGTCACATAAAACCTTTTTTATCCAAG GCTTTAGAGCCGCCCAAGGAAGAAGCTATGAACTCTGCTATTTCATTGTTATATGAG GTTGGTGCTATTGAGGGAGATGAAGAGTTGACACCTCTTGGGCATCATTTGGCAAAGCTTCCTGTAGATGTATTGATCGGAAAG ATGCTGCTGTATGGTGGAATATTTGGTTGCTTATCGCCCATCCTATCAATCTCTGCATTTCTCAGCTATAAGTCTCCATTTTTGTATCCTAAAGATGag AAGCAAAATGTTGAAAGAGCTAAATTGGCTTTATTAAGTGATAAGCTCGATGGCTCGAGTGATTCAAATGATGGTGATAGGCAGTCTGACCACTTGCTAATGATGGTCGCATATAGGAAGTGGGAGAAGATTTTACGTGAG AAAGGTGTAAATGCTGCCAAGCAG